From Bos javanicus breed banteng chromosome 5, ARS-OSU_banteng_1.0, whole genome shotgun sequence, the proteins below share one genomic window:
- the LOC133248656 gene encoding ZW10 interactor-like: MGAAESEVETAAREVLAKVADILEPVGFQEEAELPAQILAEFVMDSRKKDKLLCSQLQVVDFLQNFLVQEGTAQDQNPLASEDTSREKALEAKEQWKELKATYQEHVEVITNSLTEALPKVEEAQIKQAQLQEALKQLQAKKQMAMEKLRIAQKQWQLEQEKHLQNLAEASSEVRERQTGAQQELQRLYQELGTLKQQAGQEKDKRQRHQTFLQLLYTLQGKQLFNEAEAEIPQELDLPKDKLQQVTQPQEQNTQDTMGREADNPQPVGDAGIPWLPGRQEGILEQALICYELKLQTGRILEKALICYELKLQKWT; the protein is encoded by the coding sequence ATGGGGGCTGCAGAGTCTGAAGTGGAGACTGCAGCCCGAGAGGTCCTGGCCAAGGTAGCAGACATCCTGGAGCCTGTTGGTTTTCAGGAGGAAGCTGAACTGCCTGCCCAGATCCTGGCTGAGTTTGTGATGGACTCTCGGAAGAAAGACAAGCTCCTTTGCAGCCAGCTTCAAGTAGTAGACTTCCTGCAGAATTTCTTGGTTCAGGAAGGCACTGCCCAGGACCAGAACCCCTTGGCTTCTGAAGACACAAGCCGGGAGAAGGCACTTGAAGCCAAAGAGCAATGGAAAGAGCTGAAGGCCACATATCAAGAGCATGTGGAGGTTATCACAAATTCCCTGACCGAGGCACTGCCCAAGGTGGAGGAGGCCCAAATAAAGCAGGCACAGCTCCAGGAGGCCCTTAAACAGCTCCAGGCCAAGAAGCAAATGGCCATGGAAAAACTCAGAATAGCCCAGAAGCAGTGGCAGCTGGAACAGGAGAAGCATTTGCAGAATCTGGCAGAGGCTTCGTCAGAAGTGAGGGAGCGTCAGACAGGAGCTCAACAGGAACTTCAACGACTATATCAGGAACTTGGAACCCTGAAGCAGCAGGCAGGGCAGGAGAAGGACAAGCGGCAGAGGCACCAGACCTTCCTCCAGCTGCTATACACCCTGCAGGGTAAGCAGCTATTCAATGAGGCAGAGGCAGAGATACCACAGGAGTTGGATCTTCCTAAGGATAAGCTCCAGCAGGTGACCCAGCCCCAGGAACAGAACACTCAGGACACCATGGGAAGAGAGGCTGACAACCCACAGCCTGTTGGAGATGCAGGCATACCATGGCTTCCTGGCAGACAGGAAGGAATCCTAGAGCAGGCCCTGATTTGCTATGAACTGAAGTTGCAGACAGGAAGAATCCTAGAGAAGGCCCTGATTTGCTATGAACTGAAGTTGCAGAAGTGGACTTAA
- the TMT1A gene encoding N6-adenosine-methyltransferase TMT1A produces MALTIFILRLAVCILAFPMYLLDFLGLWNWICKQWFPYFLARLTVMYNKQMESKKQELFSNLREFTGPSGKLSLLELGCGTGANFKFYPSGCQVTCVDPNPNFEKFLIKSIAQNRHLQFERFIVAAGENMHQVASGSMDVVVCTLVLCSVKNQEQILQEVCRVLRPGGAFYFMEHVADKPSTWNYFWQQVLDPVWYLLFDGCNLTRESWKALEKARFSKLKLQHLQAPLSWELVRPHIYGYAVK; encoded by the exons ATGGCGCTCACCATTTTTATCCTCCGGCTGGCTGTCTGcatcctggcatttcccatgtACCTGCTGGACTTTCTGGGCTTGTGGAACTGGATATGCAAACAGTGGTTCCCTTACTTCCTGGCAAGGTTGACTGTGATGTAcaataaacagatggagagcaAAAAGCAGGAGCTCTTCAGCAACCTGCGGGAGTTCACGGGCCCCTCTGGGAAGCTCTCCTTGCTGGAGCTGGGCTGTGGCACGGGGGCCAACTTCAAGTTCTACCCCTCTGGATGCCAGGTGACCTGTGTTGATCCCAACCCCAACTTTGAGAAGTTCTTGATCAAGAGCATTGCCCAGAACCGACACCTGCAGTTTGAGCGCTTCATAGTGGCTGCCGGGGAGAACATGCACCAGGTGGCCTCAGGCTCCATGGATGTGGTGGTCTGCACCCTGGTGCTCTGCTCCGTGAAGAACCAGGAGCAGATCCTCCAGGAAGTGTGCCGAGTGCTGAGGCCG ggAGGAGCTTTTTATTTCATGGAGCATGTAGCAGATAAGCCTTCCACCTGGAATTACTTCTGGCAACAGGTCCTGGATCCCGTCTGGTACCTACTGTTTGATGGATGCAACCTGACCAGAGAGAGCTGGAAGGCCCTGGAGAAGGCCCGCTTCTCCAAGCTGAAGCTGCAGCACttacaggcccctctgtcctgggAGCTAGTGCGCCCTCACATCTATGGATATGCTGTGAAATAG